A stretch of DNA from Brassica rapa cultivar Chiifu-401-42 unplaced genomic scaffold, CAAS_Brap_v3.01 Scaffold0780, whole genome shotgun sequence:
TCTCGCACTGACTAAGATTTCCGACCGAAGTTTATAAACTTAAGAGGCTTCGTCCCAACAGTCTTCAACCACAAGTTCGGGTTCATAGTTCCACCTAAATTTTTTGTAAACTCGAGAAGTTCAAGACATGACGAGTTTAATTGTTAGCTTGAGAAAAACACAAgactataatataaaaaatcaactaATTAACCTTccatatactataactattaatgtTCTGAAGTCAATCGTGAATCATATCTAAAACTAAAACAACCACTAAATCTCTTTTTTATTCTAATCTCAGTGATAAATGCTTagacaaaatattatcaaaacaaatagcactacatatataaaatcataacacaaacatcaaatttactttttttgagaaaattacaatttcaataaacttcttttttgcgaaataatatttttctgaaaaaatattttgtttcttcttattttgtcttttctatcgtctatttttcttaaaagatcttatttttttcttattttatctttttatcaagtcttatttttcttttcaatctcAAAACTTGAAGGATAAAAGACTAGAAATGACTTAAATTAATTGGTTTAACTTAAACATGATTTGGATTTCTTATGATACAAATCTAACAGATAATGAAATAACATACACTATGATTAAAAACTTAAGTAAGTTTTTTATTCTTAGGGATTAAAAGGAAACACAAGACCacaataatcaaaacaacagataaaaagacaacaacaataataataaaaatgttcaaCCTCACTCAAAAGAACCACGACAATTTTCCGAACCACACAAGCAAGCCCTTTTACCTGTAAAAACCCTGCTTCCACCTTCATCAACCTCTCCAGTATCATAAGACATTCCATAATCGTATCTCAACTCTGTCAACGGAGGTATATGTCTCTTTGCAAAAAAGGCAATACGAACCAAAGGTTGGCCATCCTTTTCAAACTCAACAGGCTGCCACATAACGTTAGCCAAGCAGCTATGGTTCATGAACCGACTAACGTTACCAAAAGCTCTGGCACTGACCAATATTTCCGACCGAAGTTTATAAACTTCAGAGACTTCGTCCCAACAGTCTTCACCCACAAGTTCCGGTTCGTAGTTCCACCTAAACCTTTTGTAAACTCGAGAGGTGTCGAAGACGTActcgtcgtcttcttcaatcTCATCTCTTCTCTTAGCTGTGCCAACCAACTCGCAGATAAAAGTCCCGGCTCGTATGGGCTCCCACGAACGTAACCCCCAACCGCAGCTCTCCGTCTTGAACACTTCCAACCGGAGTTTCAAACCGCTTTGAGATAGCCTGTTCTTGCAGTCCGCGGGGCAAGAACAGGATTCGCCACATTCGTAAATCATCGGTTTACGATATAGTAAAATGCGGTTATCATACGGTAACTCGCCGCCATTTCTTTGAATACAAAGACACGTCGGATCTCCACATGACTGACCACCTTGACAAGTGTTGTTGCATCCAGTAGATTGATGGTTCGGAACGATCATCATACTCAAACTTTCCGAAGAGGCTCTGTAGTCGAAGTCTAGAGGCCACTCCTTGTCGTTCTCATCGATCTCGTTCACGATCGGAACTGGCAACGCCTCCAATCCAAGAGCAATATCTTCAAACACAAAACCCTTCCTCGACCGATTACTCGAACCACACTTCATCAATTCTTCAGCTAACTTCCACGTGGCGAAACCAGAAGGCTGGTCTTGTTTTCTCACGAGATTAAACTTGAATTCATCAAAGCCGGTGGTCCCTTTCTCTATCCAATAATGGGTTACCACATAGAGACCATCGTAGATATATACTTTCCCTTTTTTATCGCCCGGATCCTCTACACCTCTAATCACTCTAACTTCATTTCCTCTTTTCTGACTTGTGACCAACGCTAGGTTTCCTCTTGTAAGGTCTTGATTTCTAGGTTTACCATCCTTACACGTTCCTCCTTGCCCGGTGTATACCAAAGTATGAAGCTCGTCCGTTTTGTCGTTGTAGTGTCCTACTGATGTAACGACACTTGTTGTTAATCCTTCTGCTTCACCATCTTTCGCTAGTAGATAGTCGATACCAGCAGGCATCTGAGTGTGAAGTCCAACCAAACACATCTCTCCCCAGAAGTAGAATATATCTCCTGGTTGTACCCCGGAACCGGACcgattctcttcttcttgttagTTCTGACACCCAGATTGGTAAACCTACTGAAGGCAGTTGTGACCACAGCTTTCTCGCAGCTTATGTGGCCTAAGCGACGACAAACGGCGTTGAAACGCATCCGAACGGAGTCCACCAGATCTTCATTCCCattttctttctcct
This window harbors:
- the LOC117131006 gene encoding histone-lysine N-methyltransferase, H3 lysine-9 specific SUVH7-like — protein: MCLVGLHTQMPAGIDYLLAKDGEAEGLTTSVVTSVGHYNDKTDELHTLVYTGQGGTCKDGKPRNQDLTRGNLALVTSQKRGNEVRVIRGVEDPGDKKGKVYIYDGLYVVTHYWIEKGTTGFDEFKFNLVRKQDQPSGFATWKLAEELMKCGSSNRSRKGFVFEDIALGLEALPVPIVNEIDENDKEWPLDFDYRASSESLSMMIVPNHQSTGCNNTCQGGQSCGDPTCLCIQRNGGELPYDNRILLYRKPMIYECGESCSCPADCKNRLSQSGLKLRLEVFKTESCGWGLRSWEPIRAGTFICELVGTAKRRDEIEEDDEYVFDTSRVYKRFRWNYEPELVGEDCWDEVSEVYKLRSEILVSARAFGNVSRFMNHSCLANVMWQPVEFEKDGQPLVRIAFFAKRHIPPLTELRYDYGMSYDTGEVDEGGSRVFTGKRACLCGSENCRGSFE